The Microplitis demolitor isolate Queensland-Clemson2020A chromosome 9, iyMicDemo2.1a, whole genome shotgun sequence genomic sequence acaaaaatgttCTGAATTGTCATGATTGTAActataactcaaaaaaaagttacaagccactaaatttcaaaaaacaaaaataatatttttgtgcaATTACTGTCTTCACTTTGTTGTTGTTTAATTggtggtattttttttttttaattttaattcgcAATCTTTAACAGAAAATCTATTTTTCTTGAACTTTGGAGgtcattaactttttttgcaTTAGAGTTACGAATATGGCTATTTAGGACATTTTTGtgggaaatttgattttttttgggaaaaaaaaatttttcatttaattttttgaggaaatatttaaaaatacatttttttccgtgtattcttaatgggaaaataaaattgttaagcGTCTGCGCaattttcgagatatcgagctgattttttatCAGGATTTTTTTAGGTTCTAAAGAAACTTTTGAGACTgaaatcttgaaaaaaaaaaaaaaaaaaaattatttttttttacacttcttAATGTACGCACACATAGTGAGTGCTTCTCTTACCCATTTTATTAACACTtaggtaaaatatatatttaaactagatgtttaaattctattttctTTTGTGACTTACAGTCCAGGCGgcaattggaaaaatatacCTATTTAAAGTATTCATAATActcacacgcgcgcgcgcgcgcgtatgtgtgtgtgtgtgtgtgtgctaGTGTACTTTGCGTATTATCTCAATTAGGTACTATTGTAAGAacattaattatcatcaaatcgatcacttttataataattaaaaataattataatcataataataatatatttatgtcaCACACTTATTGTTCATCTTTTGTTacataatgtatatataatattttgccGAAGTTGGTGCGttataaatactttataaTCCAGTCGATGTACGCacataaaataaagaatttttggcgcaagaaatttttcgaattttttttttttttttttttttttttcaaagattttttcagtaattatgacgtgccaaaattttttttcgattataaaaaaaaaaaaaaaagaaggtgCTATTAGATAGTAGTGGTATTAAGAAAGtgatacaataatataaagttattCCGATCATTTAAAATGTCAGGATAGTTtgttaaaaactattttttttttttaatgaatccAAAACattgaactgaaaaaaaaaaaaaaaaaaaaaataattaaaatttaatagcatatctaatttatttcaatagaatATTCTATCCTATTTatgtaattgtttataattaaaattttttaagatattcgttgttaaatattttattttcttttgtctctgctaacttcaggctTATATCATATATGCAACCCGGCGagataggaaattttttctggGTCTGACTGTTTACATTCGAAACAAGTGGTGGGGGTAAGAGGATCATGCGTTGAAGAGAACGAATATTAGTCCTACTCATTTAGCTGTATCAGGCTGTATACTTCAGTACCTATAGTACACGTGTTGTTCagacattgttttttttttgtttaatattgaTAACCCTTTATTTGGTTATTCCACTACATTGATTGTTATGacctattttttatatttaataattgttaaaaaaaaacttttctcgaaaatatattttttctttgagaACCGTTACTATAACCTTAATTTCAAGTGAAgcacaatataaaatatattcttcgGATAACTTAATAACCAACGGTTTACAATCATCCCCCAACATGCGCCGGGGACCATACTAACGATATCTCGATCGTTACGGCAAATGTGTAATGCCTCGTTCAACTTACTATCACAAAATGAAACAGCTTATTATTACtgtaagtattaattatttttactaataataactttattaaagATACGCACACTTTAGTGATAATGatgttttttagtttaaaaaattgcaagctttaaagaaaaacaaaatcataattaatctACAAAACTGAGTAATATTCTTGTTGGTAAATGCGTAGAATAGTATAAATTTAGCggaaatatgatttattttgaaattggaGTGCTAAAGtgtcagaaattttttcaaattaactgATTTCATCTACCATGAAAACTCGATGAAACAATTTGATAGCGTTtagaataaattaagtaatatttattctataatGATAACGATAAATTAGCAAAATGCttagttgtaaaaataattgatataattaattaaaaaaaaggtaaagaataattatataataaatattcataatataaatcttaataacaaatacattttatagaaaaaaaaaaacgtaattttgttgccaaaaaaattgaagcaattaatatttatgattttaatttataaactgatACGTTTTTAGAAGTACCTGAACGTTTGTAGCGCAAAAAGATTATAAGAGAAACATTAGCTGAAAAGCATAGTTTGATTTCTTATGATGCTGAAATTACAGAACATCtgacaattttaaaacattttttcaataaataaaatcaaaaaaaaaaattccacatgTAGAAGTTTAGAAAACTTAtgagtgcaattttttaaaaattttttatcaatagtaatttatttgcttaaaaaataacacatgTTCACATATCTGATGATTTCAGTATCATGATTTCTTAGCCTTATTggaatatttgtaattttatcttCATGTGTTATAGCAGGAGAACCAAGAGATTAAAAATTCAGCGGTCGAAGATGTTGGAAATTGCTATAGCCACAGTTCAAACTATTTTGTGGAAAATGTTGGCTATAACAAACAATTGTCCAGTAAGCAAGATGTTGAAGTTATTGATATGAACATGAGTAATCATAAGGAAAATGGGAAGCTAGAAGAAAGTCGCTCAAGTTTATGGCTACACGATGAATTAGATGAACATGAACCTACAAGATATTTATGGTTTCGTGATGAATATAGTGAATCAACTGAATGTAAAGAAGCTTG encodes the following:
- the LOC128668679 gene encoding uncharacterized protein LOC128668679 isoform X2, which encodes MPRSTYYHKMKQLIITQENQEIKNSAVEDVGNCYSHSSNYFVENVGYNKQLSSKQDVEVIDMNMSNHKENGKLEESRSSLWLHDELDEHEPTRYLWFRDEYSESTECKEAWFDAEEELPDERFHEAADDRHDEEIERSTKKVSYYFLINPSVQKLIKCALTKV